Part of the Sphingobium lignivorans genome is shown below.
CGTGCGCAGGCGTAGCCGCCACGGCCTTGCGGGCAGGTGAACAACCCCGCGCCGTCGCTCGACAGTCCGCCCGGCCCGGCGTAGGAAGCGGCCATGACCAGTCCCGCCGACACCACCTCCACCGCGCCGACCACGCTCGCCGCCGATCCCTTCATGCTGTTCGACACATGGTTCGGGGAAGCGCAGGCCAGCGAACCGGGCGATGCGAATGCCATGACGCTGGCGACCGCCGATGCGCGCGGCCGCCCCTCGGCGCGCATGGTGCTGCTCAAGGATCATGGGCCGGACGGCTTCACCTTCTACACCAATCTGGAAAGTCGCAAGGCGGACGACCTGATCGCCAATCCCCACGCCGCCTTGCTGTTCCACTGGAAGTCATTGCGCCGCCAGATTCGCATCGAAGGGCCGGTCACCCGCGTCGACGACGCCACGGCCGACGCCTATTTCGCGAGCCGGCCCCGCGATTCGCAGATCGGCGCATGGGCATCGGACCAGTCCCGCCCGCTCGATGCGCGCAGCACCTTCGAGCAGCGCATCGCCGAGGCCGAAGCGCGCTTCGCGGGCGGCGCCGTGCCGCGCCCACCGCACTGGTCGGGCTTCCGGCTCGTGCCCGAGACAATGGAATTCTGGCTGGACCGCATGTTCCGGCTGCATGAGCGCAGCCGCTACGAAGCGGACGGCGCCGGGGGCTGGCGGGCTGGATATCTCTTTCCGTGACGGCCGAGCACCGCCTCGCTGCCAGAGGCGAGCTCAATCGCAAGGCGGCGATCGCCAGCGTCGGCGTCGCGCTCATTCTCGGCACGCTCAAAATCTATGCGGTGCTGCGCACGGGCTCGATCGCCATGCTCGGCTCGCTGGCGGATACCGGCCTTGATCTGATCGCCAGCGTCGTCACGCTCGTCGCGGTGCAGATCGCGGCCCGGCCCGCCGACGAGGATCATCGCTTCGGCCATGGCAAGGCGGAGGCGCTGGCCGCCTTGTTCCAGGTATCGCTCATCAGCGTCGCAGCGGTTGGCATCGTGGTGCGCTCCATCGAGCGGTTCGGAAGCGGCGGCACGCCGGTGGACATCGAATATGGCGTCGGCGTCTCGCTTATCGCCATCCTCCTCACCATCGCGCTCGTCGGCTATCAGGCACATATCATCCGCTCGACCGGCTCGATCGCCATCGCATCGGACAGTCTTCACTATCGCAGCGACCTCGCGCTCAATGGCTCCGTCATCCTGGCGCTGGTGCTGGAAAGCCTGCTGCAAGTCAGGGGTGCCGACGCCCTGTTCGGCGTGGCCATCGGCCTCTGGCTTGCCTGGAACGCGATGCGCACCGCCACGCGCGCCATCGATCAGCTGATGGACAAGGAATGGCCGGACGACAGGCGGGCGCGTTTCCTCGCCATCGCCACCGACCATCCCGAAGTGCGTGACGTGCATGATCTGCGCACCCGCACCAGCGGCTCGCGCGACTTCGCGCAGTTCCATGTGCGCGTGGATCCCGCCATGACCATCGCTCACGGGCACCGGCTGATGGATGCGCTCGAGGATCGCCTGCACCGCGATTTTCCCGACGTCGAAATGCTGATCCACCTCGACCCCGTGGAGTCCGTGAACGAGATGGAGCGCCCGACGCGCACAAAGGAGCCGCCCGAGCCATGACATCCCTTCCCTTCACGCAGGTCGATGCCTTCGCCGACGCGCCGTTCACCGGCAATCCCGCCGCCGTGATGCCGCTCGATCGCTGGCTCGACGACAGCGTGCTGCAAGCGATCGCGCAGGAGAACAATCTCGCCGAAACGGCGTTCACGGTGAAGCTGCCCGCGGACGCCGGGGCGGACTATGAGCTGCGCTGGTTCACGCCGTCCGTCGAGGTGGTTCTGTGCGGCCACGCGACGCTCGCCAGCGGCCATGTGCTGATGCCCGACGACGCCGAAGTGCTGCGCTTCCGCACCCGCCGCGCGGGTGATCTGGCGGTGCGACGGGACAGCGATGGCTATGCGCTCGATCTGCCCGCCTGGCCGACGCAAGCGGCGGAGCGGCCGGACATCGCAGCCCTGCTGGGGCCTGTCGCCCCGGTCGAGACGCGCTGGCGGGAAGGCGGCTACCTGCTGTTCCTCTACCCGGACGAAGACAGCATCCGCGCGCTGCGACCCGATTTTCCCGCTCTGGCCCGCCATGGCGATGTCCTCACCATCGCGACCGCGCCGGGCATCGCCACCGATGTCGTGAGCCGCGTGTTTGCGCCCGGTGCGGGCATCGACGAGGACCCGGTGACCGGCTCGGCCCACGCCCTGCTGACCGCTTATTGGGCGCCACGGTTGGGGCGAGATCGCTTCACTGCCTTTCAGGCGAGTGCCCGGGGTGGCCATATCGGCTGTTGCCTGTCCGGCGATCGTGCCATCCTCACCGGTCGCTGCCGCACCGTCATCGAAGGACGGTTCATCCTTTAATCGGCGGGCGCTCAGTCCGGGAAGCGCCGGACAAGCCGCGCGAGCGCATCGCGAAGCGCATCCATGTCTTCCTCGCGCGTGACGCCGAGCCGCACGATGGTCAGCCCCTGACCGGGCGAGACCAGCAGATACTGGCCGCGATTGCCTACCCCGGCCACGAGTCGTTGCGTGGCCTGGCCAGGGAACAGCGCGGCCTGCTCTCCGGCCCGATTGAGCCAGATATGGCCGCCATAAGCCGCGTTCGCGGGCGAGGGCGCGAGCATGAAGTCGAACCATCGGTCCGCGATGAGCTGGCGCCCGTCCAGATGCCCCCGATGCCGGATGAATTCGCCGATGCGTGCATAGTCGCGCGCGGTCATGTGCATCATCACCGAGCCGTCCAGCGTTCCGCTCTCGTCATATTCGGGCGAGAAGCCGGTGAGGCCCAAGGGCCCGGAGAAGCGCGCCGCGAGGAAGCGGGCCATCGCGTCCCGCCGCGCCCGCGGGTCGCGAGTCGCACCGGCGAGCTGGTCCGTCATGATGCCAGTCAGGATCATGCTGGTCGCGCTGCTGTAATTGAACGTCCGGCCATCCGGATCCACCAGCGGCTTGGCGGCGGCGAAGGCGGCCTGATCTGCTGCCCCCTCGCCGACCAGCATGTCGAGCGGGTCGGAATGCCGCGCGGGCGTCCACAGCTCGCGGTTCAGCAGGCCGGAGCGCATCTGCAGCAGCATCCGCAGCGTGATCGCGGCCCGGGGATCACCCGCTTGCCGCCAGGCGGGCACAGGCGCCGGATCGTCCAGCGCCAGCCTGCCATCCGATACCATGATGCCCGCGATCAGCCCGGTCACTGTCTTGGCAATGGACCAGGAGAGGAACCTGCTGTCCGGTCCGAAGCCCTCCGCATAGCGTTCCGCGATGACCTCCCCGTCGCGCATCACGATCAGCGCGCGCGTCTCGCCCACGGATTCGCCGGATGCGGCATCGAACAGCGGATCGATCGCCTCGCGCAGCGCCGCCGCCGAGACTCCGGGGCTGTCCGCGAGCACGGCATAGCGTCGTGCCGGCACGTCCTGTGAGGCACTGGCACCGGCAAGCAACAGGCTGGCGCCGAGAAGAGCGCTCCAGCGGCAAAGCATTTTGATCTTCATCGCCCGGCGCCCTATCACGCCTCGCGATGAAAGGGGACAACCGCATCGCGAATCGCGCCGCGCGCTATCTGGTCTGGGTGCCGGCCGCTCTGGTCGCCTTCTATGTCGCGATAAGCTGGTCGGGATGGCGGCATCAGGCGGCGCAGGCCGCCGGCCTTGGCGCGCGCATGACCTGCTCCTGCCGTTATGTGGAGGGACGGGGCCTCGAGAGCTGCCAGGAGGATCTTGCCGGCATGCCGTGGATGGCGCTGGTGCGCTATGGCGACGATCCGGCCGCGCGGCGTGTCACGGCTTCCATTCCGATGATGGCGGAACGCTCGGCCGTGCTGCGCGAGGGCTTCGGCTGCCTGCCGGACAAACCCTGACCGCACAAAGACCCGGGATCAGATCGATGGATGCCGCCTTCGTTCCGGTCAGTGGCGGCCGCGCATCATGCCGATCACATGGACGATCCCCACGATCACCAGTCCCGCCAGGAAACCGAATACCGCGGAGAGCAGCGCATTGATCGTCCAGAGGACCACGCTCGCATGGCTCACGGCCGCCGCCATGTCATGCACCGCATGCGGCAGGGCGGCGAGCGGCGTTCCTTCCAAGCCGTGCAGGATGATCCCGCCACCGACCCAGAGCATGGCCGCCATGCCAACCGTTTCCAGCGTCCCCAGGATTCCGGGCATCATCTTCACCAGGCCCCGGCCGAACCGCCGGACGACGGCAGGCTGGCGGCGGGCAAGGTGCAGGCCGATATCGTCCAGCTTCACGATCAGCGCGACGACACCGTAGACGCCGACCGTCACCACCAGACCCACGGCGGCAAGCACCAGCGCCTGCATGGCCAGCGGCTCTCCCGCCACCTCGGCGAGCGAAATGGCCATGATTTCGCCGGACAGGATGAGGTCGGTGCGAATCGCGCCGGACACCTTGGCCTGCTCGAGATGCGCCGGATCGCCCGTTTCCGGGGCTTCCTCGGTTCCGTGATGCCCGCCCAGCAGCTCGACGACCTTCTCCGCGCCCTCGAAGCAGAGGAACGCACCGCCGAGCATCAGCAGCGGCGTGATCGCGGCGGGCAGAAAAGCGCTGAGCAGCAGGGCGGCGGGCAGCAGCAGCAGCAGCTTGTTGCGCAGCGAACCCAGCGCGATCCGCCAGATCATCGGCAATTCGCGCTCGGGCGAGAAGCCGGTGACATAAGTGGGCGTCACGGCGGCATCGTCCACCACCACGCCTGCTGCCTTCATGCTGGTCTTGCCCGCTGCGGCGGAGACGTCGTCGAGTGAGGCAGCGGCCAGCCGGGCGATCGCGGCAACATCGTCAAGCAGGGCGGCAAGGCCGGAAGCCATGGGCAGAACATCCTTGTCTGGTCGATCCGGCAACTCTCCTGCCCCAGCGCGCGGAGCGTGGAAAGCGGGATCAATGCGCGTCCGGCAATGTCCAGTCGATTTTGCCGCGGCCGTGCGCTTCCAGGAACGCATTGGCCTGCGAGAAGTGGCGGCAACCGAAGAAGCCGTTATGTGCCGACAGCGGCGAAGGGTGCGGCGCGCGCAGCACGAGGTGACGGCCGCCGCGCGCCACGTCCTCCACGAAACCGGCCTTCTTCTGGGCATGAGCGCCCCAGAGCAGGAAAGCGACGGGCTGTTCCAGCGCCGCCACCCGCGCGATGACCGCGTCTGTGAAGCGCTCCCATCCACGCCCCGCATGCGCGCCCGCCCGACCCATCTCGACCGTGAGGACGCTGTTGAGCAGCAGCACGCCCTGCCGCGCCCAGTGGTCGAGATGACCATGGCCCGGCGGCGTGAAGCCGATGTCCGCGCGCAGTTCCTTGAAGATGTTGACGAGGCTCGGTGGCGGCCGGACCCCGGGACGGACGGAAAAGCACAGGCCATGCGCCTGCCCCGGACCATGATAGGGATCCTGCCCGAGGATGACGGCGCGCACCTTATCCAGCGGCGTCAGCGCGAGAGCATTGAACCAGTCCTGACCGCGCGGGAAGATCTGCGCGCCGGCCTGCTTGCGTTCCAGCAGGAAGCGCTTGAGGTCCGCCATGTAAGGCGCGGCGAATTCATTACCGAGCGCGGCGCGCCAGCTCTCATCGAGGGACGCAGGCACGGTGGGCGGATCGACAGGCGCGTTCATGCGCGATGCCTATCGCTGCCGCGCGCCGCTGCCAAGTGCGTGGCCGATCCGGCCATGACCGGTGCGCCGTGCGGGCGCCCTCAGCCGATCTGGTTCCAGGCGTCGGCGATGTCCCCGATGAAGCCGCGCGCCGCTTCCATCGGCACGGCGTCATTGGTCGTCGTGGCTTCCAGCACACGGCGGCGCACTTCGCGATAGACCACCGCGAGGTTCGTGGCGATCTCGCCGCCGCGCTCGAAATCGAGGCTGGTCTCCAGTGCGTGGAGAATGGCGAGGGCGCGGGTCTGGCGGTCGAGGCATTTGGCGCGATCGCCGGCCCTCAGTGCGAGAGCCGAGGTATCGAGCGCCAGGATCAGTTCGTCGAACAGCACCTTCACGAGCTGGTGGGGGCTCGCACCCTCCACGCGGCTGCCGGTATCCACGGCCGCATATTGCCGCAGCGCCCGCATCGGTTGCTGACTCATGAACATGATTGCTTTCCCCGTTTTCTGGATGATGAAAAGTCGTTGCGGCCTCTGGCGGATCAGTCGTTGCTGCTGTTCCAGGCCTTGATCTGCTGGTCGAGATAGCTCTGCGTGGCCTGCAGCTTCAGCAGCCGCGTCTGCATGTTGCCGTAGGTCTTGGTCAGCTGATCGGAATAAGTCCCGCGCTGCTCTTCGAGCTTGTCGAGATCCTTCTGCAGGCTTGCCTTGAGCTTGTCATAGGTGGTCGTGGAGCTGGTGAGCGGGCCATCCGGTCCATTCAGATAGTCCGTCACGTCCTTGAGCGCCCCGGCGATGCCGGGATTCGATGCGCTCGGCACCGTCGGGTTAAGCATCTGGGTGACGGCCGCCGGATCGGCCTGGATCGCGGCTTCGAGCTTGGCTGTGTCCAGCGACAGCGTGCCGTCGCGCTCGGTGCGCACGCCAAG
Proteins encoded:
- the pdxH gene encoding pyridoxamine 5'-phosphate oxidase, translated to MTSPADTTSTAPTTLAADPFMLFDTWFGEAQASEPGDANAMTLATADARGRPSARMVLLKDHGPDGFTFYTNLESRKADDLIANPHAALLFHWKSLRRQIRIEGPVTRVDDATADAYFASRPRDSQIGAWASDQSRPLDARSTFEQRIAEAEARFAGGAVPRPPHWSGFRLVPETMEFWLDRMFRLHERSRYEADGAGGWRAGYLFP
- a CDS encoding cation diffusion facilitator family transporter, whose product is MTAEHRLAARGELNRKAAIASVGVALILGTLKIYAVLRTGSIAMLGSLADTGLDLIASVVTLVAVQIAARPADEDHRFGHGKAEALAALFQVSLISVAAVGIVVRSIERFGSGGTPVDIEYGVGVSLIAILLTIALVGYQAHIIRSTGSIAIASDSLHYRSDLALNGSVILALVLESLLQVRGADALFGVAIGLWLAWNAMRTATRAIDQLMDKEWPDDRRARFLAIATDHPEVRDVHDLRTRTSGSRDFAQFHVRVDPAMTIAHGHRLMDALEDRLHRDFPDVEMLIHLDPVESVNEMERPTRTKEPPEP
- a CDS encoding PhzF family phenazine biosynthesis protein — protein: MTSLPFTQVDAFADAPFTGNPAAVMPLDRWLDDSVLQAIAQENNLAETAFTVKLPADAGADYELRWFTPSVEVVLCGHATLASGHVLMPDDAEVLRFRTRRAGDLAVRRDSDGYALDLPAWPTQAAERPDIAALLGPVAPVETRWREGGYLLFLYPDEDSIRALRPDFPALARHGDVLTIATAPGIATDVVSRVFAPGAGIDEDPVTGSAHALLTAYWAPRLGRDRFTAFQASARGGHIGCCLSGDRAILTGRCRTVIEGRFIL
- a CDS encoding serine hydrolase domain-containing protein, translating into MKIKMLCRWSALLGASLLLAGASASQDVPARRYAVLADSPGVSAAALREAIDPLFDAASGESVGETRALIVMRDGEVIAERYAEGFGPDSRFLSWSIAKTVTGLIAGIMVSDGRLALDDPAPVPAWRQAGDPRAAITLRMLLQMRSGLLNRELWTPARHSDPLDMLVGEGAADQAAFAAAKPLVDPDGRTFNYSSATSMILTGIMTDQLAGATRDPRARRDAMARFLAARFSGPLGLTGFSPEYDESGTLDGSVMMHMTARDYARIGEFIRHRGHLDGRQLIADRWFDFMLAPSPANAAYGGHIWLNRAGEQAALFPGQATQRLVAGVGNRGQYLLVSPGQGLTIVRLGVTREEDMDALRDALARLVRRFPD
- a CDS encoding DUF808 domain-containing protein, yielding MASGLAALLDDVAAIARLAAASLDDVSAAAGKTSMKAAGVVVDDAAVTPTYVTGFSPERELPMIWRIALGSLRNKLLLLLPAALLLSAFLPAAITPLLMLGGAFLCFEGAEKVVELLGGHHGTEEAPETGDPAHLEQAKVSGAIRTDLILSGEIMAISLAEVAGEPLAMQALVLAAVGLVVTVGVYGVVALIVKLDDIGLHLARRQPAVVRRFGRGLVKMMPGILGTLETVGMAAMLWVGGGIILHGLEGTPLAALPHAVHDMAAAVSHASVVLWTINALLSAVFGFLAGLVIVGIVHVIGMMRGRH
- the ung gene encoding uracil-DNA glycosylase, translating into MNAPVDPPTVPASLDESWRAALGNEFAAPYMADLKRFLLERKQAGAQIFPRGQDWFNALALTPLDKVRAVILGQDPYHGPGQAHGLCFSVRPGVRPPPSLVNIFKELRADIGFTPPGHGHLDHWARQGVLLLNSVLTVEMGRAGAHAGRGWERFTDAVIARVAALEQPVAFLLWGAHAQKKAGFVEDVARGGRHLVLRAPHPSPLSAHNGFFGCRHFSQANAFLEAHGRGKIDWTLPDAH
- the fliS gene encoding flagellar export chaperone FliS, with translation MFMSQQPMRALRQYAAVDTGSRVEGASPHQLVKVLFDELILALDTSALALRAGDRAKCLDRQTRALAILHALETSLDFERGGEIATNLAVVYREVRRRVLEATTTNDAVPMEAARGFIGDIADAWNQIG